The proteins below come from a single Eucalyptus grandis isolate ANBG69807.140 chromosome 3, ASM1654582v1, whole genome shotgun sequence genomic window:
- the LOC104438940 gene encoding leucine-rich repeat receptor-like protein kinase TDR, producing MPRLTSSPPHIHFFLFFYIPSVVFLCYLSHVAESQIQDQEQQVLLKLRQSWQDPSSLDHWVTSNPSSHCTWPEITCQESSITGTIPEDFGKLRNLCSLILEFNQLSGRIPEGIGRLPALSDVRLSKNNLSGTIPPDFGNFSPLRRFEVAYNNLSGAFPEQLCHGGTLSWLAAMDNNLNGELPKSLGNCSTLSHVMLHNNGFTGNVPGGLWMSRNLTALILSGNGLTGELPEELSPNLTRIEMSNNKFFGKIPSTVSSWRNMAVFEAGNNLLSGTVPTELTELPKLTRLLLGQNELSGILPTDIVSWKSLTTLNLSHNNISGPIPSEIGLLPELTQLDLSDNQLSGLIPPEIGQLNLNCLNLSSNRLRGPIPAKLENAAYDTSFLNNPGLCASNSFMRINLCNAQSHRLSKTNLTLIVILAIAAAMCVLLVVLFTIRASRKNRDWFDSTPKLTSFQSLNFTESNILSGLKEHNVIGSGGSGKVYRIIVNPSGDAIAVKRIWNNQKLNEKLEKQFAAEVEILGNIKHRHIVKLLCCISCENSKLLVYEYMENSSLDHWLHKKKGSSPIPGVANNMILDWPKRLQIALGAAKGLCYMHNDCSSPIIHRDVKSSNILLDSEFNAKIADFGLARMLAKPGEAASMTAVAGSFGYLAPEYAHTTRVNEKIDVYSFGVVLLELTTGREANDRDEDMCLADWAWRHIQDGNPISDALDEEIKDDSNVDEISNVFKLGIFCTATLPSTRPTMKEVLQVLLKCSDPLYNVEKKSQHKFDVVPLLENSKHEEMPRSNFHVLECNTY from the exons ATGCCGAGACTAACCTCATCACCTCCTCATAttcacttcttcctcttcttctacaTCCCCAGTGTCGTCTTCCTGTGCTACCTCTCCCATGTTGCAGAGTCTCAAATCCAAGATCAAGAACAGCAAGTCCTCTTGAAGCTGAGGCAATCCTGGCAGGACCCATCTTCCCTCGACCACTGGGTCACCTCCAATCCATCCTCCCACTGCACATGGCCCGAGATCACCTGCCAAGAAAGCTCGATC ACGGGGACCATACCTGAAGATTTCGGAAAGCTCAGGAATCTATGCAGCTTGATTTTAGAGTTCAATCAATTGTCCGGTAGAATCCCGGAAGGTATTGGGCGTCTTCCCGCTTTGTCTGATGTCAGGCTGTCCAAAAACAATCTATCGGGCACGATCCCCCCGGACTTTGGCAACTTTTCCCCGCTCAGAAGATTCGAAGTGGCCTACAACAACTTGAGCGGTGCATTTCCAGAACAGCTGTGCCATGGCGGCACGCTCTCCTGGTTGGCCGCTATGGACAACAATCTCAACGGGGAGTTGCCGAAGTCACTTGGAAATTGCAGTACTTTGTCCCATGTGATGCTGCACAACAATGGATTCACCGGCAATGTGCCTGGAGGACTCTGGATGTCACGGAACTTGACAGCTTTGATTTTGAGTGGTAATGGATTAACTGGCGAGCTTCCCGAGGAGCTGTCCCCAAACCTCACTCGGATCGAGATGAGCAACAACAAATTCTTCGGCAAGATTCCGAGCACGGTGTCTTCGTGGAGGAACATGGCGGTGTTTGAGGCCGGTAATAACCTCCTCAGTGGCACGGTTCCGACTGAATTGACCGAGCTTCCTAAGCTGACGAGGCTTTTGCTCGGTCAGAACGAGCTCTCCGGGATTCTTCCCACGGACATCGTTTCATGGAAATCCTTGACCACTCTGAATCTTAGTCACAATAACATCTCGGGACCGATTCCAAGCGAAATCGGTCTTCTACCTGAACTCACGCAGTTGGATCTGTCTGACAACCAACTGTCCGGCTTGATTCCTCCTGAAATCGGCCAACTGAATCTGAACTGTCTGAATTTATCCTCCAATCGCCTCAGGGGACCAATCCCGGCCAAGTTAGAGAACGCCGCATATGACACCAGTTTCCTGAACAACCCCGGGCTCTGTGCATCCAATTCGTTCATGAGGATCAATCTCTGCAACGCCCAATCCCATAGGTTGAGCAAGACCAATCTCACCTTGATCGTGATCTTGGCCATTGCGGCAGCGATGTGCGTGTTGTTGGTGGTGCTATTCACGATCAGAGCTTCCAGAAAGAACAGGGATTGGTTTGATTCGACTCCAAAACTGACTTcattccaaagtttgaattttACGGAATCAAATATTCTGTCAGGATTGAAGGAGCATAATGTGATTGGAAGTGGTGGATCAGGAAAAGTATATCGCATTATTGTGAATCCTTCTGGTGACGCCATCGCTGTGAAAAGGATTTGGAATAACCAAAAGTTAAATGAGAAGCTGGAAAAGCAATTCGCAGCAGAAGTGGAGATACTTGGGAACATCAAGCATCGGCACATTGTCAAATTGTTATGCTGTATTTCTTGCGAGAACTCGAAACTCCTAGTGTATGAGTACATGGAAAATAGCAGCTTGGACCATTGGCTTCACAAGAAGAAAGGATCGTCGCCCATCCCAGGTGTCGCCAACAATATGATCTTGGATTGGCCCAAAAGGTTGCAGATTGCGCTTGGAGCAGCTAAAGGACTTTGCTATATGCATAACGATTGTTCATCACCCATCATCCACCGAGATGTGAAATCGAGCAACATTCTCTTAGACTCAGAGTTCAACGCAAAAATTGCTGACTTCGGCCTTGCAAGGATGTTGGCCAAGCCTGGAGAAGCTGCTAGCATGACAGCTGTTGCTGGTTCTTTCGGCTATTTGGCACCAG AGTATGCTCATACGACAAGAGTCAATGAGAAGATtgatgtctatagctttgggGTGGTTCTCTTGGAACTAACCACTGGGAGGGAGGCTAACGACAGGGACGAAGACATGTGCCTCGCTGATTGGGCATGGCGTCACATCCAAGATGGCAACCCGATATCTGACGCATTAGATGAGGAGATCAAGGACGACTCAAACGTAGATGAAATAAGCAATGTTTTTAAGCTCGGGATCTTTTGCACTGCTACTCTGCCTTCCACGAGGCCTACAATGAAGGAGGTACTGCAAGTGCTGCTCAAATGTAGCGATCCGCTGTACAATGTCGAGAAGAAATCCCAACACAAGTTCGATGTCGTCCCACTCCTCGAAAATTCCAAGCATGAGGAAATGCCACGCAGCAATTTTCATGTTCTTGAGTGCAACACTTACTGA